One window of Salvelinus fontinalis isolate EN_2023a chromosome 19, ASM2944872v1, whole genome shotgun sequence genomic DNA carries:
- the LOC129816714 gene encoding nuclear factor erythroid 2-related factor 2-like has product MMEIEMPKIHPSQQDIDLIDILWRQDIDLGAGREVFDYCQRQKEHELQQQREQEEDKRLQQQKEQEKALLAQLQLDEETGEFVPRLATSGQPLQTATSAASSQVIQDVSFTVDGDAMSFDECMQLLAETFPLVEATETTSSCLDAAVAPAPNSSHIMMKSDPPALTQLPLLPAPLPPQRTSPDLEQAWMELLSLPELQQCLNMEMEDTREQTGRYLPTNTTPEDPNYSFYPLPNLEEVASNTADVCPPEFINTFEESFPNMAPLDHLSQMTLKAPDLNTHFSADTFCDVFYPDVVNTKVTGVTLPCGQGNGGNSLAEIPNKPTFRPMELQDLSPGDTFDRDNKPEIMTECPDSDSGVSVEASSYSSSPEKSMYGDRSFGGYSDSDMDEMDSNPGSAQSDYSEMFSLSFQPDGLQTPLSVLPQQRDKEPKHGKTEPDDETGHSEPPFTKDKKRRRSEKRLSRDEQRAKALQIPFTVDMIIELPVDDFNEMMSKHQLNEAQLALVRDIRRRGKNKVAAQNCRKRKMENITELEYDLDSLKEEKERLQTEKTKNDSSLRKMKQQLNTLYLEVFRLLRDEDGKPYSPLEYSLQQTTDGTVFLVPRIKKTLIKKKDS; this is encoded by the exons ATGATGGAAATTGAGATGCCTAAAATTCATCCTAGTCAACAG GACATAGACCTGATTGACATCCTGTGGAGGCAGGACATAGATCTGGGTGCGGGGCGCGAGGTGTTTGACTACTGCCAGCGTCAGAAGGAGCACGAGCTGCAGCAGCAGAGGGAGCAAGAGGAGGACAAGAGGCTGCAGCAGCAGAAGGAGCAGGAGAAGGCCCTGCTTGCTCAGCTGCAGCTGGATGAGGAGACGGGGGAGTTTGTGCCCCGCCTTGCGACCAGCGGACAGCCACTGCAGACGGCTACCTCCGCCGCATCCTCTCAAGTCATACAg GATGTCAGCTTCACTGTAGACGGGGATGCCATGTCATTTGATGAATGTATGCAGCTGCTGGCAGAGACATTTCCTTTGGTAGAGGCAACTGAG ACTACCTCTTCCTGTCTGGACGCCGCCGTAGCTCCAGCACCCAACAGCAGCCACATCATGATGAAGTCTGATCCGCCAGCTTTGACCCAGCTGCCCCTACTCCCAGCCCCACTGCCCCCACAAAGGACCTCCCCAGATTTGGAGCAGGCCTGGATGGAGCTTTTGTCCCTCCCTGAGCTGCAG CAATGTCTGAATATGGAAATGGAGGATACACGGGAGCAGACTGGACGATATCTGCCCACTAACACCACCCCTGAGGATCCAAACTACAGCTTCTACCCATTGCCCAACCTGGAAGAGGTGGCATCAAACACAGCAGATGTCTGCCCACCTGAATTCATCAACACCTTTGAGGAGAGCTTTCCCAACATGGCTCCACTGGACCATCTCAGTCAGATGACCCTGAAGGCTCCAGACCTCAATACTCATTTCAGTGCAGACACTTTCTGTGACGTATTTTACCCAGACGTTGTCAACACAAAAGTGACCGGTGTCACCCTGCCTTGTGGCCAAGGAAATGGAGGTAACTCATTGGCAGAAATACCAAACAAGCCTACTTTTAGACCAATGGAATTACAGGACCTTTCTCCTGGAGATACATTTGACAGAGACAACAAACCTGAGATAATGACAGAATGTCCAGATTCTGATTCAGGTGTTTCTGTGGAGGCAAGCTCATACTCTAGCTCTCCTGAGAAATCCATGTATGGGGACCGCTCCTTTGGTGGCTACAGCGATTCAGACATGGATGAGATGGACAGTAACCCTGGGAGTGCACAGTCTGACTACTCTGAGATGTTCTCACTGTCTTTCCAACCAGATGGCTTGCAGACACCTCTTTCTGTGTTACCTCAGCAACGGGACAAAGAGCCCAAACATGGCAAGACTGAGCCAGATGACGAGACTGGCCACAGTGAACCCCCCTTCACCAAAGACAAGAAGAGGAGGCGCTCCGAGAAGCGTCTCTCTAGAGACGAGCAGCGAGCCAAGGCCCTCCAGATCCCCTTCACCGTGGACATGATCATCGAGCTGCCTGTGGACGACTTCAACGAGATGATGTCCAAGCACCAGCTCAACGAGGCCCAGCTGGCCCTGGTCAGAGACATCCGACGGCGGGGCAAGAACAAGGTGGCTGCCCAGAACTGCCGCAAGCGCAAGATGGAGAACATCACGGAGCTGGAATATGACCTGGACTCgctgaaggaggagaaggagcgaCTGCAGACGGAGAAGACCAAGAACGACAGCAGCCTGCGGAAGATGAAGCAGCAGCTTAACACCCTGTACCTGGAGGTGTTCCGTCTGCTAAGGGACGAGGATGGGAAGCCCTATTCCCCGTTGGAGTACTCCCTCCAGCAGACGACCGATGGCACAGTCTTCCTCGTCCCCCGCATTAAAAAGACACTTATCAAGAAAAAGGACAGCTAG